The Vibrio kanaloae genome has a window encoding:
- the flgE gene encoding flagellar hook protein FlgE, which produces MSYVALSGLSAAQLDLNTTSNNIANSNTFGFKESRAEFGDVYSNSLFTNAKTAAGGGAQASQVAQQFHEGSSIYTNNPMDLRISGTGFFAVSKDRMVPEINELTRNGAFHLNKDNYMVTANDEFLLGYDVDPNSGEVLSYAPKPLDIPAEFGKPKQTENIEVGVNLPANGDLKDPAAFNFEDADTYNRATSSTVYDSMGQSYKLTTYYLKDQTQPNTWQTYYTMSDENGEKPVNITGGDATNAQGHVGHTMKFNNDGTLASLNNGQPINSDPLGAGANPVDLNGADPTQVLKFGLDSSTQFAAPFELTKFDEDGATTGFLTKIDFDEYGSVLGTYSNGENVMLGRVGLVRVPNEQGLDKKGGTQWDSTNNSGDKIWGESNKGSFGGINNGSLEQSNIDMTQELVDLISAQRNFQANSRSLEVHNQLQQNILQIR; this is translated from the coding sequence ATGTCATATGTAGCTTTAAGCGGTCTGTCCGCTGCACAATTAGACCTGAATACAACCAGTAACAACATTGCGAACTCAAACACATTTGGCTTTAAAGAGTCTCGTGCCGAGTTTGGTGATGTTTATTCAAACTCGTTGTTCACTAACGCAAAAACGGCGGCAGGCGGCGGTGCGCAAGCTAGCCAAGTGGCGCAACAGTTCCATGAAGGTTCAAGTATTTATACGAATAACCCAATGGATTTGCGTATCAGTGGTACAGGTTTCTTTGCCGTATCGAAAGACCGCATGGTACCAGAGATCAATGAACTAACGCGTAATGGTGCATTTCACCTAAACAAAGACAACTACATGGTTACAGCTAATGATGAGTTTCTTTTGGGTTATGATGTCGATCCTAATTCGGGTGAAGTTCTTTCTTACGCGCCAAAGCCTCTCGACATTCCTGCTGAGTTTGGTAAGCCAAAACAGACAGAAAACATTGAAGTAGGGGTTAACCTGCCTGCAAATGGTGATCTTAAAGATCCGGCTGCATTTAACTTCGAAGATGCGGACACCTATAACCGTGCGACATCTTCGACGGTATACGATTCTATGGGTCAGTCTTACAAGTTAACGACTTACTACCTCAAAGATCAGACTCAACCAAACACTTGGCAGACGTACTACACCATGTCAGATGAGAACGGCGAAAAGCCGGTAAACATTACAGGTGGTGATGCGACGAATGCACAAGGTCATGTTGGCCATACAATGAAGTTCAACAATGACGGTACGTTAGCAAGCCTGAACAATGGTCAGCCAATTAATTCTGATCCATTAGGTGCTGGTGCGAACCCTGTTGATTTAAATGGTGCCGATCCAACGCAAGTACTTAAGTTCGGTCTCGATTCTTCAACTCAGTTTGCTGCACCGTTTGAATTGACTAAGTTTGATGAAGATGGCGCGACAACAGGTTTCTTAACCAAAATCGATTTCGATGAGTACGGCAGTGTTCTAGGTACTTACTCAAATGGTGAAAACGTGATGCTTGGCCGTGTAGGTCTGGTTCGTGTACCTAATGAGCAAGGTTTAGATAAGAAAGGCGGTACTCAGTGGGATTCTACTAACAACTCTGGTGATAAAATCTGGGGTGAATCGAATAAAGGTTCATTTGGTGGGATTAACAACGGCTCGCTAGAGCAATCGAATATCGACATGACGCAAGAGTTAGTTGACTTGATTTCTGCTCAACGTAACTTCCAAGCGAACTCTCGTTCTCTAGAAGTACATAACCAACTACAGCAAAATATTCTGCAAATTCGTTAA
- the flgF gene encoding flagellar basal-body rod protein FlgF, giving the protein MDRALFLAMSGAKQNMQALQLRSNNLANVSTTGFRADLAQARSMQAYGEGMPTRVFSMTERPGHNFAQGSVVTTGRDLDVTIQGDGWISVMDNTGREGLTRNGNLRVDQNGLLTNASGHLVLGENDAPITLPIPISKVEIGTDGTISVIPQGAPAEELAVVDRIKLVRPDNQSLFKDTNGLFRSKNPDQAYEADAAVTLLKGAIEGSNVNAVGEMTSLIDLQRQFEMQVKMMSTAEEMDKSSDSLLRMS; this is encoded by the coding sequence ATGGATCGTGCCCTGTTTCTTGCCATGAGTGGCGCCAAGCAAAATATGCAAGCTTTGCAGTTGCGTTCAAACAACCTTGCCAACGTAAGTACCACGGGTTTCCGTGCTGATTTAGCACAAGCTCGTTCAATGCAAGCGTATGGCGAAGGCATGCCTACTCGTGTTTTCAGTATGACAGAGCGCCCGGGTCATAATTTCGCGCAAGGTAGCGTGGTCACCACTGGTCGAGATCTAGACGTCACCATTCAAGGTGATGGTTGGATTTCAGTTATGGACAACACTGGCCGTGAAGGTTTAACACGTAACGGTAACCTACGGGTTGACCAAAACGGTTTGCTAACCAACGCAAGTGGCCATTTAGTGCTTGGTGAAAACGACGCACCAATCACGCTGCCAATCCCAATCAGTAAAGTAGAAATTGGTACAGATGGTACGATCTCAGTCATTCCTCAAGGCGCTCCAGCTGAAGAATTGGCCGTAGTTGATCGTATTAAGCTTGTACGTCCAGATAACCAAAGTTTGTTTAAAGATACGAATGGTCTATTCCGTTCGAAAAACCCAGATCAGGCATACGAAGCGGATGCAGCGGTAACGTTGCTAAAAGGTGCTATCGAAGGCAGTAACGTAAATGCTGTCGGTGAAATGACCAGTTTGATTGACTTACAACGTCAGTTTGAAATGCAGGTCAAGATGATGAGTACGGCAGAGGAAATGGACAAGTCGTCTGATTCACTGCTTCGTATGAGCTAA
- the flgG gene encoding flagellar basal-body rod protein FlgG has product MHPALWVSKTGLDAQQTNISTISNNLANASTIGFKKSRAVFEDLFYQNINQPGGQSSQNTELPSGLMLGAGSKVVATQKVHTHGNAQTTSNSLDMMIEGDGFFQVEMPDGETGYSRNGQFTLNGDGAIVTSGQGYPLQPEIVIPEDAISVTVGNDGEVSVRLRGEQNNVVVGQITITDFVNPGGLEPVGQNLYLPTGASGDPQEGVPGFDGLGNIRQSMLETSNVNVTEELVNMIEAQRVYEMNSKVISSVDKMMSFVNQQL; this is encoded by the coding sequence ATGCATCCAGCATTATGGGTAAGTAAAACAGGTTTAGACGCCCAACAAACCAATATCTCAACGATTTCGAACAACCTTGCCAACGCCTCGACCATTGGTTTTAAAAAGAGCCGCGCGGTATTTGAAGATCTGTTTTATCAGAACATCAACCAACCGGGTGGCCAATCGTCTCAGAACACTGAGTTGCCAAGTGGTTTGATGTTGGGTGCTGGTTCTAAGGTAGTAGCAACTCAAAAAGTTCACACTCACGGTAACGCGCAAACGACATCGAACAGCCTAGATATGATGATCGAAGGTGACGGCTTCTTCCAAGTTGAAATGCCAGACGGTGAGACAGGTTATAGCCGTAATGGTCAGTTCACACTGAACGGTGACGGTGCGATTGTAACATCGGGTCAGGGTTACCCGCTACAACCTGAAATCGTGATTCCTGAAGACGCGATCTCGGTGACAGTAGGCAACGATGGTGAAGTTTCGGTTCGTCTGCGCGGTGAGCAAAACAACGTCGTAGTTGGCCAAATCACCATTACTGACTTCGTGAACCCCGGTGGTTTAGAGCCAGTCGGTCAAAACCTTTACTTGCCGACAGGTGCGAGTGGCGACCCACAAGAAGGTGTTCCGGGTTTTGATGGCTTGGGTAACATCCGCCAGTCGATGCTAGAAACATCGAACGTAAACGTAACCGAAGAGCTAGTGAATATGATCGAAGCTCAACGTGTTTACGAAATGAACTCGAAAGTTATCTCGTCGGTAGACAAGATGATGAGCTTTGTTAACCAACAGCTGTAA
- the flgH gene encoding flagellar basal body L-ring protein FlgH, with translation MKRIFCLALFVSMTGCSMLDPIETPAEENATTVVDAVEGDKSTQESSGIIDTLRGRTDPVAGDPAWAPINPKQKPEHYAAATGSLFNVNHIGSMYDDSKPRGIGDIITVALDENTRATKKANADMSKSNDATMEPLAVGGQELAIDKYNFSYDLSNTNTFAGDASANQSNSISGYITVEVIEVLANGNLVVRGEKWMTLNTGDEYIRLSGTIRPDDIDFENTIASNRVSNARIQYSGTGVQKDMQEPGFLARFFNVSL, from the coding sequence ATGAAACGTATTTTTTGTTTAGCTCTGTTTGTATCCATGACGGGCTGTAGCATGCTGGACCCAATTGAAACACCGGCAGAAGAAAACGCGACCACTGTGGTTGATGCGGTGGAAGGCGATAAGTCGACTCAAGAGAGTTCCGGCATTATCGATACGCTTCGTGGTCGAACCGATCCCGTTGCTGGTGACCCTGCATGGGCACCGATTAATCCAAAGCAAAAACCAGAACATTACGCAGCGGCAACGGGATCTTTGTTTAATGTTAACCATATTGGCAGCATGTATGATGATTCAAAACCTCGTGGTATTGGCGATATTATTACTGTGGCGTTAGATGAAAATACGCGAGCGACCAAAAAAGCCAATGCTGACATGTCTAAGTCGAACGACGCAACGATGGAACCTCTGGCTGTCGGTGGTCAAGAGTTAGCTATCGATAAGTACAATTTCTCTTACGATTTGAGTAACACCAATACCTTTGCCGGTGATGCATCAGCCAACCAAAGTAACAGCATCAGCGGCTACATTACCGTTGAAGTCATCGAAGTATTAGCCAATGGCAACCTAGTGGTTCGAGGTGAGAAGTGGATGACACTGAACACGGGCGATGAGTACATCCGCCTAAGCGGCACCATCCGTCCTGATGATATTGACTTCGAAAATACCATCGCTTCAAACCGGGTGTCTAACGCACGAATTCAGTACTCAGGGACCGGCGTACAAAAAGATATGCAAGAGCCTGGATTCTTGGCACGATTCTTTAATGTATCACTGTAG
- a CDS encoding flagellar basal body P-ring protein FlgI, with protein sequence MKKLTLVLFGMLFLATSAHAARIKDVAKVAGVRSNQLVGYGLVTGLPGTGETTPFTDQTFNAMLQNFGIQLPPGTKPKTKNVAAVIVTAELPAFSKQGQEVDVTVSSIGSAKSLRGGTLLQTFLKGLDGQVYAVAQGNLVVSGFSAQGNDGSKLVGNNPNVGIISSGATVEQEIPTPFGRGDYITFNLIQSDFTTAQRLADAVNNFLGPQMASAVDATSVKVRAPREISQRVAFLSAIENIEFDPAEGSAKIIVNSRTGTIVVGKHVRLKAAAVTHGGMTVAIKENLNVSQPNAFSGGQTVVVPDSDIEVTEADGKMFKFEPGLTLDDLVRAVNEVGAAPSDLMAILQALKQAGAIEGQLIII encoded by the coding sequence ATGAAAAAACTAACGCTCGTACTATTCGGCATGCTATTTCTTGCCACCAGTGCCCATGCTGCGCGTATTAAAGACGTGGCAAAAGTGGCGGGTGTTCGTAGTAACCAACTTGTCGGTTATGGTCTGGTCACGGGTTTGCCGGGTACAGGTGAGACAACTCCCTTTACCGATCAAACGTTTAACGCGATGCTGCAAAATTTTGGCATCCAATTGCCGCCCGGCACTAAGCCAAAAACTAAAAACGTAGCGGCTGTTATTGTTACCGCTGAATTGCCAGCCTTCTCTAAGCAAGGTCAGGAAGTTGACGTAACGGTCTCTTCAATCGGTTCGGCAAAAAGCTTGCGTGGCGGTACCTTGCTACAAACCTTCCTAAAAGGTCTTGATGGTCAAGTTTATGCAGTAGCGCAAGGTAACTTGGTGGTAAGTGGCTTCAGTGCACAAGGTAACGACGGTTCAAAGCTTGTCGGTAACAATCCTAACGTTGGTATTATCTCTAGCGGTGCGACAGTTGAACAAGAGATCCCAACGCCATTTGGCCGTGGCGACTACATCACTTTTAATCTAATCCAATCCGATTTCACAACGGCTCAGCGTTTAGCTGATGCGGTTAATAATTTCCTAGGTCCACAAATGGCTTCAGCGGTAGACGCGACTTCAGTAAAAGTTCGCGCACCACGTGAAATCAGCCAACGTGTGGCGTTCTTATCGGCTATCGAAAACATCGAATTCGACCCTGCAGAAGGATCTGCAAAAATCATCGTTAACTCTCGTACTGGTACGATTGTGGTTGGTAAGCACGTTCGCTTAAAAGCGGCTGCGGTCACACACGGTGGTATGACGGTTGCAATCAAAGAAAACTTGAATGTGAGTCAGCCGAATGCATTTTCTGGCGGTCAAACAGTGGTAGTTCCTGATTCTGATATCGAAGTCACCGAAGCCGATGGAAAGATGTTTAAGTTTGAACCGGGTCTAACGTTGGATGATTTGGTTCGAGCCGTCAACGAAGTAGGCGCAGCGCCTTCTGATTTAATGGCAATTCTTCAAGCACTGAAACAAGCCGGTGCAATTGAAGGCCAATTGATCATTATCTAA
- the flgJ gene encoding flagellar assembly peptidoglycan hydrolase FlgJ: protein MIKNNNDIGFIHDIGSLDRLRQQAVNGEEGSEKEALTAAAKQFESIFTSMLFKSMRDANSSFKSDMLNSQNEQFYRQMQDDQMASELSASGSLGLADMIVAQLSAGQASDAAEDKVRSEGFDTSLQRPQFSGRSEDRISEVQSASAVKQPVSFDSPESFVTSMKPYAEKAASALGVDSSLLLAQAALETGWGSKMVKNSLGNSNNLFNIKADRSWKGDKVATQTLEFHGKTAVKESASFRSYSNFEDSFNDYVKFLNENPRYETALKHQGNSENFIKGIHQAGYATDPNYADKVLRVKAKIDEMN, encoded by the coding sequence ATGATTAAGAATAACAATGACATCGGCTTTATTCACGACATCGGTAGCTTAGACCGCCTTCGTCAACAAGCGGTAAATGGTGAAGAGGGCAGCGAAAAAGAAGCACTGACGGCTGCGGCAAAACAGTTTGAATCGATTTTTACCTCTATGTTGTTTAAGTCGATGCGCGACGCGAACTCAAGCTTTAAGTCGGATATGTTGAACAGCCAGAACGAGCAGTTCTATCGTCAGATGCAAGATGACCAAATGGCGAGTGAATTGAGTGCTTCAGGTTCTCTAGGCCTAGCGGATATGATCGTGGCTCAATTAAGTGCTGGTCAAGCAAGCGATGCGGCAGAAGATAAGGTTCGTAGTGAAGGCTTTGATACTTCACTGCAAAGACCTCAGTTCTCTGGCCGTTCAGAAGACAGAATATCTGAAGTTCAATCTGCTTCCGCTGTTAAACAACCAGTCTCTTTTGATTCTCCAGAATCGTTTGTTACCTCAATGAAGCCTTATGCTGAGAAAGCAGCAAGTGCGCTCGGTGTCGATTCATCGTTGCTATTAGCACAAGCCGCTCTTGAAACAGGTTGGGGTTCTAAAATGGTTAAAAACTCTTTGGGTAATAGTAATAACCTATTCAACATCAAAGCCGATAGAAGTTGGAAGGGCGATAAGGTTGCTACGCAAACTCTTGAGTTCCATGGTAAAACAGCAGTCAAAGAGTCAGCGTCTTTCCGTTCTTACTCAAACTTCGAAGACAGCTTTAATGACTATGTGAAGTTCTTGAATGAAAATCCAAGATACGAAACGGCATTGAAGCATCAAGGTAACTCAGAGAACTTCATCAAAGGTATCCACCAAGCTGGCTATGCAACTGACCCTAACTATGCCGATAAAGTATTGCGCGTTAAAGCGAAGATTGATGAGATGAATTAG
- the flgK gene encoding flagellar hook-associated protein FlgK, which yields MASDLLNVGAQSVLTAQRQLNTTGHNISNANTEGFSRQSVIQGVNDPRQYGGQSYGMGVHVENVRRSWDQFAVKELNLSTTNAANKGDTEANLDMLSSMLSSVASKKIPENLNEWFDSVKTLADTPNDVGARKVVLEKAELLSKTLNEFHETVRQQSDSTNKKLDMGIERVNQLAIEIRDVQRLMMRTPGPHNDLRDQHEKLINELSGYTKVTVTPRSNAEGFNVHIGNGHTLVSGSEASQLKMVDGLPDVHQRRLAIIEGKSLKPITSSDIDGKIGAMLDMRDDHIPEVMDELGRLATAFSHKVNELQSQGLDLNGNVGKNLFTDVNSERVAKSRVTASSQSKADVAVYIDDTSALKGGEYGLKYDGSDYVVTKPNGETVKVSTNSSGNAFNLDGMRVEIRNPPELGEKLLLRPTRNFAAQIQMETKDPKDITAQSYEASTTFAKGTAGFKILQAGQLREFEVIVSPKGEQFAVTDPKGNILMQPQPYPPEGPVTINGTTFELTPGAVANDKFTANLVPSEGDNGNLRKMQNLQTGKILNDGESTILDLYHNLNTNMGLKSSTANRLSDIATLEKQSAQERIASVSGVNLDEEAANMMKFQQAYMASSRIMQAANDTFNTILALR from the coding sequence ATGGCGTCGGATCTTCTGAATGTAGGGGCACAAAGTGTTCTTACTGCTCAGAGACAGTTAAACACCACAGGTCATAACATTTCTAACGCCAATACAGAGGGCTTTAGCCGCCAATCTGTAATTCAAGGTGTGAATGACCCGCGTCAGTACGGTGGCCAGTCCTATGGTATGGGTGTGCACGTGGAAAATGTTCGCCGCTCTTGGGATCAGTTTGCCGTTAAAGAACTTAACTTATCGACAACCAATGCCGCCAACAAAGGCGATACCGAAGCCAACCTCGACATGCTGTCGAGTATGTTGTCATCGGTCGCTTCAAAGAAGATCCCAGAAAACCTTAATGAATGGTTTGATTCGGTTAAGACACTCGCTGATACACCTAATGATGTAGGTGCGAGAAAAGTGGTGTTAGAAAAAGCCGAGCTGTTAAGCAAAACACTGAATGAATTTCATGAAACGGTGCGCCAACAATCTGATTCTACGAATAAAAAACTAGACATGGGTATAGAGCGAGTTAACCAACTCGCGATCGAGATTCGTGATGTTCAACGCTTAATGATGCGAACTCCTGGGCCTCATAATGACTTACGAGATCAGCATGAGAAACTGATTAATGAGCTGTCTGGGTACACCAAAGTAACGGTGACGCCACGCTCTAATGCTGAAGGTTTTAATGTCCATATCGGTAATGGCCATACCTTAGTTTCTGGTAGTGAAGCGAGCCAATTAAAAATGGTCGATGGCCTGCCAGATGTACATCAACGTCGCTTAGCGATTATTGAAGGAAAGTCTCTAAAACCGATCACTAGCAGTGATATCGATGGAAAAATCGGTGCCATGTTAGACATGCGAGATGACCACATTCCAGAAGTCATGGATGAACTGGGTCGTTTGGCGACGGCGTTTTCACACAAAGTAAATGAGTTGCAATCGCAAGGTTTAGATCTTAATGGCAACGTGGGTAAAAACCTGTTCACCGATGTGAATTCTGAGCGGGTGGCAAAATCACGCGTGACGGCGAGCAGCCAGTCAAAGGCTGATGTTGCGGTTTATATAGATGACACCTCTGCTTTAAAAGGCGGAGAGTATGGCCTTAAGTATGATGGCAGCGACTATGTCGTAACCAAGCCTAACGGTGAAACGGTAAAAGTCAGCACTAATTCAAGTGGCAACGCTTTTAATCTTGATGGTATGCGAGTAGAAATTCGCAACCCTCCTGAGCTTGGAGAGAAATTGCTGTTGCGTCCAACTCGCAATTTTGCCGCACAGATTCAGATGGAAACCAAAGATCCAAAAGACATTACTGCGCAAAGTTATGAAGCATCGACCACGTTTGCCAAAGGCACGGCCGGTTTCAAAATTTTACAAGCGGGTCAACTGCGCGAGTTCGAAGTTATTGTGTCACCCAAGGGTGAGCAGTTTGCGGTGACGGATCCGAAAGGCAATATTTTAATGCAGCCGCAACCTTATCCGCCTGAAGGACCGGTCACTATTAACGGCACCACGTTTGAGTTAACTCCGGGAGCGGTGGCAAACGATAAATTTACGGCAAACCTTGTCCCATCAGAAGGTGACAACGGTAATCTACGTAAGATGCAAAATCTACAAACCGGAAAAATTTTGAACGATGGTGAGTCTACGATTTTAGACCTTTACCATAACTTGAATACCAATATGGGGTTGAAGTCTTCAACGGCCAATCGCTTGAGTGATATTGCGACCTTAGAAAAACAGTCAGCTCAAGAGCGTATTGCTTCGGTATCCGGGGTCAATCTCGATGAAGAAGCAGCCAATATGATGAAATTTCAGCAAGCGTACATGGCTTCCTCACGCATCATGCAAGCTGCCAATGATACGTTTAACACTATTTTGGCTCTGAGATAG
- the flgL gene encoding flagellar hook-associated protein FlgL: MLNRISSFHNYQSVQNDLRRQENKVHHNQAQLASGKKLQSPSDDPLATHYLQNIGQQSEQLKQYVDAITLVRNRLEHHEVMMSNSEGFADEAKRTVMEMINGALSPEDRLAKQREIEELANNFLYLANSQDESGNYTFAGTKPKNQPFFRDNEGNVTYQGDDYQRKMRVASSFEMAMNDPGSKLFMEIDNPFGDYEPQYELEPASELLLERATNSAEDGSTYKVTFVDMQTGKFAYQLEKDGAVVAAEDFDPSTGIVYEGLNIQIKGQITKGDSITLEPRETFSIFDTFKEAAEQAEHPVSDASATAKLHQVTEEFHAAFIHLTKARTDVGARLNTLDIQEQQHEDFKLSLAKAKSNFEDLDYSKAIIEFNENSRALQASQQAFGKTKDLTLFNYI; this comes from the coding sequence ATGTTGAATCGTATTTCTAGCTTCCATAACTATCAGTCAGTACAAAATGACTTGCGCCGCCAAGAGAACAAGGTGCATCACAACCAAGCGCAACTCGCTTCTGGTAAGAAGTTACAGTCACCAAGTGATGACCCGTTGGCGACCCACTATCTACAAAATATTGGTCAGCAATCTGAGCAACTGAAACAATATGTTGATGCTATTACGTTGGTTCGAAATCGTTTAGAGCATCATGAAGTTATGATGTCTAACTCGGAAGGGTTTGCTGATGAAGCCAAACGAACCGTAATGGAAATGATCAACGGCGCGCTTTCACCGGAAGACCGTTTAGCTAAGCAGCGTGAAATTGAAGAACTGGCGAATAACTTTTTGTACTTGGCCAACTCTCAAGATGAGTCGGGTAACTATACATTTGCGGGCACTAAGCCGAAGAACCAGCCTTTCTTTCGAGATAACGAAGGGAACGTGACGTATCAAGGTGATGATTACCAACGCAAGATGCGTGTGGCAAGTAGCTTTGAGATGGCAATGAATGATCCGGGCAGCAAGTTATTTATGGAAATAGATAACCCGTTTGGTGATTACGAGCCCCAATATGAGCTTGAGCCTGCCTCTGAGTTATTACTCGAGCGTGCGACTAACAGCGCTGAAGATGGTTCTACCTATAAAGTGACTTTCGTCGACATGCAGACGGGTAAGTTCGCTTATCAACTTGAAAAAGATGGCGCAGTGGTTGCGGCAGAAGATTTTGATCCTTCGACAGGCATTGTTTACGAAGGGCTGAATATTCAAATCAAAGGCCAGATCACTAAGGGGGACTCAATCACCTTAGAGCCGAGAGAGACATTCTCTATTTTTGATACGTTCAAAGAGGCGGCAGAGCAAGCAGAACATCCGGTTTCAGATGCGTCGGCGACCGCGAAACTGCATCAAGTGACCGAAGAGTTCCATGCTGCGTTTATTCATTTGACGAAGGCAAGAACCGATGTCGGTGCGCGTTTGAATACCTTGGATATTCAAGAACAACAACATGAAGATTTTAAGTTGTCTTTAGCAAAAGCAAAAAGCAACTTTGAAGATTTGGATTATTCGAAAGCAATCATTGAATTCAATGAAAACTCTCGGGCACTGCAAGCTTCTCAACAAGCGTTTGGCAAAACCAAAGACCTGACCTTGTTTAACTATATTTAA